From the Oxalobacter vibrioformis genome, the window CCCTTCATACAGCAAAACAACGCCCTGAAACTGTCTGTCATCCGTTTCAATAACCATGGGTTTGGCATGATAACGTCCCACCATGAATTTCAGCTCATCTTTCATCACGTTCTCCTTTGGTTGCCGGTCTTGCGATAGATCACCTGAATACAGATTATACGTAATCCCATTCCCGGCGTAACGGATATTCATCAATCCCGTTATTTTTTATGCTTCTACGATATACCTCATTATCATCAGGCTGTGATGTCAGGAGAGAAAAATGAAAAACGAACCCGTAATGCAAACGCGAATTGTCGGCGTATTTGAATCCCGTGACCATGCGGACAATGTGGCCGACCTGTTAACGCAAAAAGGAATACCGCGCGACCAGATCACATTAAGCCATGTCGGCGAACACAGGGACATTCCAGGGCAGGTACCGGTACAGGAATCGGTATTTGATGAGCTGAATCATTTTTTTCACTCCCTTTTCGATGATGCGGATGAAGAAAAAATCCGGGAAGCCTATGCCCGTGCCACGAAAACAGGAAATGTCGTTGTCTCGGTCGATACCCGCGATGGAGACCAGGCCAAAAAAATTTCGGATTTCATGAGCGACATCTACCGCAGCAAGGGACGTGAAAAACCGTCGGAAAAATCCCCTGAAAAAACCCCGGCACCTCGCGATGCGGAACAAAAGCACCTGGATGCGGCAACCTCAGGCATCCCGGAATCACTTGTTTTTACAAATATCTTTGACAAGGTGGAAGACGAAGCGGGAAAACCATGAAACCCGGTGACATTCTCCTTATACGCGCCCGTTACCGGGCGCGAATTGTTTAGATTTGTCAAAGATTGCGTACTTGCACATCTCAAAGCCGCTATCTCCGGAACAAGCTGATGCCCGGATGGTCTTAAAAAAGTCACATCCTTACCATCGCATCACTTAATGAATGGAGATAAATCGATATGAACAATCTTTCTTACAGCATGGTTGTCGGTGTATACCAGTCACCTGAAATCGCCAAACACGCTATTAACGAACTCGTCAAGGACGGCTACTCTGCCGATCAGATTCATATCCGTTCAAAAACGGCCAATGACCTGGGGCCGGCAACAACAGATGAAAGCACTTGTGACCTGTATGGCAATATCAAGGGCAACCTGGATAATTTCTTCCATGGCATGACGGACGGCGACAGCCATTCCCGGATTCTGGATGAATATGCCAAAGTGCTTGAAGCCGGCAACACCATCATTTCTGTTGATGCGGATAATGATGTGGCGGCCAATAAAGCAGCGGCCCTGATGAGCCAAAACGCTGCCGTGGCCAGTGACTATACCGCAACCTCACCAAAAGAGTCTGATATTTCCGATACCGGTTCCTGGTCTGGTGTGAAAATCTTTAAAGGCACAAAATACAGCGACTACAAGGGGTCAAAAAGAAGCCACTGATCCTAATATTCACAACCGTCGATTCGGAGGAAAAAATGAATCAGGAAATGGAAAACACCAAAGCCAATGCCAAAGACGCCATGACCAATATCGGTGTGCAGTCAAAGGAATGGCTTGAAAAAGCATCTGATGCTGTAGAAAATATGGGCGATAAAGCCAAAAATGCTTTTGACAGAGCCGCGGATTCGACAAAAGAAGCCGCAGAAAAGCTGGCTGGCAAAACGGAAGATACCATGAATAAAGCGTCAGAAAAAATCGAGAACTGGAAAAATTCGTAAGCCGATTTTTCCATTCGGATAAAAAAAGCATGTTTTCGGACATGCTTTTTTTTGTGGGTAGTGTCAGGCAGTCAGGCTGGGAAACATGGCTTTCAGGCCGCTTCCCATCATCTCGACAGCCACGGCAGTCAGAAAAAAACCGGCAAGCCGCTCAATCACCTTGAGCACGGATGAAGGCAGCATGCCCCCTCCCCGGCTCGCTACCCGGAAACAGATCCAGGTCGTAAGCCCGACAACGACAGGCGGCAGGAAAACAGGAAGGATATCTTCAAGTGTTGTAACGCGGGATGTCGCCATGACATAGGAAAGCGCCGCGGGACCGGCGAGCAGGGGGATGCCCAAAGGTACAATGGAAGGGCCTGATGCCGCATCTTCCGACTCATCCCGCGTGTATTTGACTGACTCATTTTTGGCGACCACCATGGCAAGGGCCACGACAAACATGATGGCGCCGCCTCCTATCTGTATCGCGCCAAGCGAAACCCCCATGAAGTTGAGAAAATGCAGCCCGAAAAGACCGCCTGCCAGCAGAGAAACCGCAACCGTCAAACCAAGCTGACGGCTGTATCGGTATCTGAACCCGGTGTCATAACCATTTGTGGCCGCAACGAAAAGCGGTATGGCCAAAAGCGGGTCTACCAGCGCCACCAGTGTCAGCGTTTTTTTCAGTGTCAGTCCAACAGCAGCAAAAGCCTCTCCCATGAAACATTCCTCCCTTTTCATGAGATATCACCTTACGCCAGCGAAAAAAACAGGCTTTGAGAAAAAGCGGACTTTCTGTTCAAACACGACACGCCATGGCAATTTCCGGCATTGTCTGCGTTTCCCCTACAATCGGCATGGAATTTGCCCGATCTTTCTTATTTTGATATGGTACAGTCTGCATTTTGATAACCGACCGATCAGGAGAGGAAATGGCAACAAGAGACAGTAATGGCACCGAACTTAACGATGGTGATTCCGTACAGGTCATCAAGGATCTCAAGCTCAAAGGCTCTTCCACCGTCTTAAAACGCGGAAAAACCTACAAGAATATCCGCCTGACCAACAAGGAAGAGGAAATCGAGGTTCGTGAAGGAAAAGGTACGCTCGTACT encodes:
- a CDS encoding MarC family protein yields the protein MKREECFMGEAFAAVGLTLKKTLTLVALVDPLLAIPLFVAATNGYDTGFRYRYSRQLGLTVAVSLLAGGLFGLHFLNFMGVSLGAIQIGGGAIMFVVALAMVVAKNESVKYTRDESEDAASGPSIVPLGIPLLAGPAALSYVMATSRVTTLEDILPVFLPPVVVGLTTWICFRVASRGGGMLPSSVLKVIERLAGFFLTAVAVEMMGSGLKAMFPSLTA
- a CDS encoding alkylphosphonate utilization protein, encoding MATRDSNGTELNDGDSVQVIKDLKLKGSSTVLKRGKTYKNIRLTNKEEEIEVREGKGTLVLRAEFLKKV